Proteins from a single region of Xyrauchen texanus isolate HMW12.3.18 chromosome 7, RBS_HiC_50CHRs, whole genome shotgun sequence:
- the LOC127646717 gene encoding adenylate kinase 4, mitochondrial-like gives MSKLFRAVILGPPGSGKGTISERIAQSFGLKHLSSGDFLRENIAANAEAGVLAKTYIKKGLLLPDHVMNRLLLPRLEEITTYSWVLDGFPRTLAQAEALNSACDLDVVINLNIPLETLKDRLRHRWIHPSSGRVYNMHFNPPRVQGLDDITGETLIQQEDDRPEALVARLRHYKDIAKPVIDLYKVKGILYTFSDTETDRIWPNINTLLSTKIPTLQSDARCASTHSEIL, from the exons ATGTCCAAATTATTCCGGGCTGTTATATTGGGTCCACCAGGCTCGGGGAAGGGGACCATCTCGGAGAGGATTGCGCAAAGTTTCGGCCTGAAACATCTGTCCAGCGGAGACTTTCTTCGAGAAAACATCGCCGCGAACGCTG AGGCTGGTGTTCTGGCTAAGACGTATATAAAAAAAGGCTTGCTGTTGCCTGACCATGTTATGAACCGCCTTCTTCTGCCTAGACTGGAGGAGATAACCACATACAGCTGGGTATTGGATG GGTTCCCTCGAACTCTAGCTCAGGCTGAAGCCCTGAACAGTGCCTGTGATCTGGATGTAGTCATCAACCTCAACATCCCTCTGGAAACACTGAAGGATAGGCTGCGTCATCGCTGGATACACCCATCTAGTGGAAGAGTGTACAATATGCACTTCAATCCACCCCGCGTTCAG GGGCTAGATGACATCACAGGAGAGACACTGATACAACAGGAAGATGACAGACCAGAGGCATTGGTTGCCAGACTGAGACATTACAAAGATATTGCCAAACCTGTCATAGACTTATATAA GGTTAAAGGCATCCTATACACATTCTCGGACACAGAGACAGATCGTATCTGGCCGAACATCAACACACTACTCAGCACTAAGATTCCAACCCTCCAATCAGATGCTCGGTGTGCCTCAACTCACTCTGAAATCCTCTGA